Proteins encoded within one genomic window of Amorphoplanes friuliensis DSM 7358:
- a CDS encoding AAA family ATPase, with product MAEPTTPEGTTSADPGAPVPPAQDATQLERAMFEVKRVIVGQDRMVERMFVALLARGHCLLEGVPGVAKTLAVETLARVVGGSFSRIQFTPDLVPADIVGTRIYRQSSEKFDVELGPVFVNFLLADEINRAPAKVQSALLEVMAEHQVSIGGETHSVPDPFLVMATQNPIEQEGVYPLPEAQRDRFLMKIVVGYPTDAEEREIVYRMGVSPPEPKAVFTSEDLLALQRRADQVFVHNALVDYTVRLVLATRAPAQHGMPDVAQLIQYGASPRASLGIVRATRALALLRGRDYALPQDVQDIAPDILRHRLVLSYDALADDIPADHIVARIMASVPMPSVASRQGASPNGHQVSGVPAPASGVPFEAQQQHQPQPQQPAWPGQQ from the coding sequence GTGGCCGAGCCGACCACGCCCGAGGGCACGACGAGCGCCGATCCGGGCGCCCCGGTGCCGCCCGCGCAGGACGCCACGCAGCTCGAACGCGCGATGTTCGAGGTCAAGCGGGTGATCGTCGGCCAGGACCGGATGGTCGAGCGGATGTTCGTCGCTCTGCTTGCCCGGGGTCACTGCCTGCTCGAGGGTGTGCCCGGTGTCGCGAAGACGCTGGCCGTGGAGACCCTGGCCCGGGTGGTCGGCGGTTCGTTCTCCCGCATCCAGTTCACGCCTGACCTGGTGCCTGCCGACATCGTCGGCACCCGGATCTACCGGCAGTCGAGCGAGAAGTTCGACGTCGAGCTCGGCCCGGTTTTTGTCAACTTCCTGCTCGCCGACGAGATCAACCGTGCTCCGGCGAAGGTGCAGTCGGCGCTGCTCGAGGTCATGGCCGAGCACCAGGTGTCGATCGGCGGCGAGACGCACTCGGTGCCGGACCCGTTCCTGGTCATGGCCACGCAGAACCCGATCGAGCAGGAGGGTGTCTACCCACTGCCCGAGGCTCAGCGCGACCGCTTCCTGATGAAGATCGTCGTCGGGTACCCCACGGACGCCGAGGAGCGTGAGATCGTCTACCGGATGGGTGTCAGCCCGCCGGAGCCGAAGGCCGTGTTCACCTCCGAGGACCTGCTCGCGCTGCAGCGCCGCGCCGACCAGGTTTTTGTGCACAACGCCCTGGTCGACTACACGGTCCGCCTGGTGCTCGCCACGCGCGCCCCGGCCCAGCACGGCATGCCGGACGTCGCGCAGCTCATCCAGTACGGCGCCAGCCCGCGTGCCTCGCTCGGCATCGTCCGCGCGACCCGCGCCCTGGCCCTGCTGCGCGGTCGTGACTACGCGCTCCCGCAGGACGTGCAGGACATCGCGCCGGACATTCTGCGGCACCGGCTGGTGCTCAGCTACGACGCGCTGGCCGACGACATCCCGGCGGACCACATCGTCGCGCGCATCATGGCCAGCGTGCCGATGCCGTCGGTCGCGTCCCGGCAGGGTGCCTCGCCGAACGGCCACCAGGTCTCCGGTGTCCCGGCCCCGGCCAGCGGCGTGCCGTTCGAAGCCCAGCAGCAGCACCAGCCGCAGCCGCAGCAGCCGGCCTGGCCGGGACAGCAGTGA
- a CDS encoding VWA domain-containing protein yields the protein MIRFLQPWWLLAVLPVLLVTGAYAWRQFRRRTYAMKFTNVDLLRTLAPKGLGWRRHAAAGAFVLSLLALALAMARPSIDREEPLERATVMLAIDVSLSMEADDVAPNRIEAAQEAAKAFVQELPPTYNLGLVSFAKSANVLVSPTKDRSAVIAGIDGLTLAEATATGEAVFTSLDAIRSVPADGADGAPPARIVLLSDGYRTSGRSVEDAGAAAEAANVPVSTIAFGTDTGVVDIRGQLQRVPVDRLSLQQLAEKTKGYFYEAASVSELKQVYEDMGSSIGHRVQPREVTQWYAGIALLLGLIAGGMSLLWTSRLP from the coding sequence ATGATCCGTTTCCTGCAGCCGTGGTGGCTGCTCGCCGTGCTCCCCGTGCTGCTCGTGACGGGCGCGTACGCGTGGCGCCAGTTCCGCCGCCGCACGTACGCGATGAAGTTCACGAACGTGGATCTGCTCCGCACGCTGGCGCCGAAGGGTCTGGGCTGGCGCCGTCACGCGGCGGCCGGCGCATTCGTGCTGAGCCTGCTGGCCCTCGCGCTGGCCATGGCCCGGCCGTCGATCGACCGCGAGGAGCCCCTGGAACGCGCGACGGTGATGCTGGCGATCGACGTCTCGCTGTCGATGGAGGCCGACGACGTCGCCCCGAACCGCATCGAGGCGGCCCAGGAGGCGGCGAAAGCGTTCGTCCAGGAGCTGCCGCCGACCTACAACCTGGGCCTGGTGTCGTTCGCGAAGTCGGCGAACGTGCTGGTGTCGCCGACCAAGGACCGTTCCGCGGTCATCGCCGGCATCGACGGGCTGACGCTGGCCGAGGCGACCGCGACCGGCGAGGCCGTCTTCACCTCACTCGACGCGATCCGTTCGGTTCCGGCCGACGGCGCGGACGGCGCCCCACCGGCGCGCATCGTGCTCCTGTCGGACGGCTACCGGACCTCGGGCCGCTCGGTCGAGGACGCGGGTGCGGCGGCGGAAGCGGCGAACGTGCCGGTGTCGACGATCGCCTTCGGCACCGACACCGGTGTGGTCGACATCCGCGGTCAGTTGCAGCGGGTGCCGGTGGACCGGTTGTCGTTGCAGCAGCTGGCGGAGAAGACGAAGGGCTACTTCTACGAGGCCGCGTCGGTGTCGGAGCTCAAGCAGGTCTACGAGGACATGGGCAGCTCGATCGGCCACCGCGTCCAGCCCCGCGAGGTCACCCAGTGGTACGCGGGAATCGCGCTCCTGCTCGGCTTGATCGCGGGCGGCATGAGTCTGTTGTGGACGTCCCGGCTGCCCTAG
- a CDS encoding superoxide dismutase family protein — MRLLAVPLLLTAALSGCADSGLPTATEVSPPPGSTPWFVSGAPSPPGPSATPSRSDMGAPMTEGTVTGTFLPFPQGVRAITYDPKVVPAGATAQVVIGRTAKGTSVRLAVTGMVPRRTYGAHLHRRTCTSVPDDAGPHYQHSSDPKAAASPPSVDPSYANPRNEVWLDFTADGQGAGSATAAQAWSFDEIEPPRSLIVHALRTRTEVGKAGTAGARVACLTLATR; from the coding sequence ATGCGTCTGCTCGCCGTGCCTCTGCTGCTCACCGCCGCCCTGTCCGGGTGCGCCGACTCGGGTCTGCCCACCGCCACCGAGGTCTCACCGCCACCGGGGTCCACGCCGTGGTTCGTCAGCGGCGCACCGAGCCCGCCCGGCCCGTCGGCCACACCATCGCGGAGCGACATGGGCGCGCCGATGACCGAGGGCACGGTCACGGGCACCTTCCTGCCCTTCCCGCAGGGCGTCCGGGCGATCACCTACGACCCAAAGGTGGTCCCGGCGGGCGCGACCGCCCAGGTGGTGATCGGCCGGACCGCCAAGGGCACATCGGTACGCCTGGCAGTCACCGGCATGGTCCCCCGGCGTACGTACGGGGCGCACCTCCACCGCCGGACGTGCACCTCGGTGCCGGACGACGCGGGCCCGCACTACCAGCACAGCAGCGACCCGAAGGCCGCCGCGTCACCGCCCTCGGTCGACCCGTCGTACGCGAACCCGCGCAACGAGGTGTGGCTGGACTTCACCGCCGACGGCCAGGGCGCCGGATCCGCCACGGCGGCACAGGCCTGGAGTTTCGACGAGATCGAACCGCCTCGCTCGCTGATCGTGCACGCGCTGCGTACCCGTACCGAGGTGGGCAAGGCCGGGACGGCCGGAGCGCGCGTGGCCTGTCTCACCCTGGCGACGCGGTGA
- a CDS encoding acyltransferase family protein, whose amino-acid sequence MTGDGRDRSVDAVRAFAVLGVVAGHWLVTGLVPDADGLHTVSPLVAMPGAAPVSWVLQTLGLFFFAGGFAAARSRTPVRLGRYAWPVLGLLAVWAPLLLLAAAFDAPAATLHTIAGLVVSPLWFLLPYLALSLATPALQRILHRTGPVLLVVPIAVVALVPGLVAVPAAWAVPWLLGMLVAGYTRTSDRNTMLAYTGAALAFGGAAAMVALIRYGHFPASAVGIPGAERSNLSPPSLVAVALAVTQTGVFLLLRGPILRLMRHDRVWRPVAAINRAAAPIYLTHQSVLLAVAGVAALVNPAMPGLLTAPTGPSWAAGRALWLPVLALVLAAATRGRHHGEPSFFKRGLRGTLFDGSRARTTDGGDRCAR is encoded by the coding sequence GTGACGGGCGACGGGCGGGATCGCAGTGTCGACGCGGTGCGGGCTTTTGCCGTGCTCGGTGTGGTGGCCGGGCACTGGCTGGTGACCGGGCTGGTCCCCGACGCGGACGGGCTGCACACCGTCAGCCCGCTCGTGGCCATGCCCGGCGCCGCACCCGTGTCGTGGGTGCTCCAGACCCTCGGGTTGTTCTTCTTCGCGGGTGGCTTCGCCGCGGCCCGATCCCGCACCCCCGTACGGCTCGGGCGGTATGCGTGGCCGGTGCTCGGCCTGCTCGCCGTGTGGGCGCCGCTGCTCCTGCTCGCCGCCGCGTTCGACGCCCCGGCGGCAACCCTGCACACGATCGCCGGCCTCGTCGTCAGCCCGCTGTGGTTCTTGCTGCCATACCTGGCGTTGTCCCTGGCGACCCCGGCCCTGCAACGGATCCTCCACCGGACCGGCCCGGTCCTGCTCGTGGTGCCGATCGCAGTCGTCGCCCTGGTTCCGGGGCTCGTTGCGGTTCCGGCGGCATGGGCGGTGCCGTGGCTGCTAGGAATGCTCGTTGCCGGCTACACCCGGACCAGCGACAGGAACACCATGCTGGCCTACACCGGCGCTGCCCTCGCGTTCGGCGGTGCGGCCGCGATGGTCGCCCTGATCCGCTACGGCCACTTCCCCGCCTCCGCGGTCGGCATCCCCGGCGCCGAGCGGTCCAACCTGTCGCCGCCGTCCCTCGTGGCGGTCGCGCTCGCCGTCACCCAGACAGGTGTATTTCTGCTGCTGCGCGGGCCGATCCTGCGGCTGATGCGGCACGACCGCGTCTGGCGTCCGGTCGCCGCCATCAACCGTGCCGCCGCCCCGATCTACCTGACGCACCAGAGTGTTCTGCTCGCGGTCGCCGGGGTTGCGGCCCTCGTCAACCCCGCGATGCCCGGACTTCTGACGGCACCGACCGGCCCGTCCTGGGCCGCCGGACGCGCGCTGTGGCTACCTGTCCTGGCCCTCGTTCTGGCCGCCGCGACCCGTGGGCGACACCACGGCGAGCCGAGTTTCTTTAAGCGGGGCTTAAGAGGTACGCTCTTCGACGGTTCTCGAGCCCGGACTACTGACGGAGGTGATCGCTGTGCGAGATAG
- a CDS encoding alpha/beta hydrolase: MRIPLALLTLTLALPVPVTRLSPEVADVPRSPAGRQFLTFDPRGDGLAVEVLGDLGTADRIAVLVPGVDTTLRNFDRGLGGVARRAPAVQARVLHARLQSLEPGARVAVIAWLGYDPPEGLSLEAARDVRARAGAAALTTFVRGLPARVRVTVIGHSYGALVAGLAASRLPRVADIVALGAPGMGVDSAADLGGARVWSALAPADWIRRVPQLRLLHLGHGRRPSAPAFGAVALPTDGVTGHDGYLCPGTATLDAVASIVLTTSAGAA, from the coding sequence ATGCGGATTCCCCTGGCTCTTCTCACCCTGACCCTGGCACTTCCCGTCCCCGTCACCAGGCTCTCCCCCGAGGTCGCGGACGTCCCGCGGTCGCCGGCCGGGCGGCAGTTCCTGACCTTCGATCCGCGCGGCGACGGTCTCGCCGTCGAGGTGCTCGGCGATCTCGGGACGGCCGACCGGATCGCCGTGCTGGTGCCCGGCGTCGACACGACCCTGCGGAACTTCGACCGCGGGCTCGGCGGTGTCGCCCGCCGGGCGCCGGCCGTCCAGGCGCGGGTACTGCACGCCCGGCTGCAGTCCCTCGAACCAGGCGCGCGGGTCGCGGTCATCGCGTGGCTCGGCTACGACCCACCGGAAGGCCTGTCGCTGGAAGCCGCCCGCGACGTACGGGCCCGCGCCGGGGCCGCGGCCCTGACAACGTTCGTCCGAGGACTGCCCGCACGGGTCCGGGTCACGGTGATCGGGCACAGCTACGGCGCACTGGTCGCCGGCCTGGCCGCGTCCCGGCTGCCCCGGGTCGCCGACATCGTCGCGCTCGGAGCGCCCGGGATGGGCGTCGACTCGGCGGCGGACCTCGGGGGCGCCCGGGTGTGGTCCGCGCTGGCCCCCGCCGACTGGATCCGGCGGGTGCCGCAGCTGCGGCTGCTGCATCTCGGGCACGGGCGGCGGCCATCGGCGCCGGCTTTCGGAGCGGTGGCGCTGCCGACCGACGGTGTGACGGGCCACGACGGCTACCTCTGCCCCGGCACCGCGACCCTCGACGCGGTCGCCTCGATCGTCCTGACCACCTCGGCGGGTGCGGCGTGA
- a CDS encoding thioesterase family protein yields MELPEFSPGLTARVELTVTDADTAQALGSGDVPVLGTPRVLALAEAATVAATARQIPGGVTTVGVRAEVEHRAPTPVGRMVTALATLAKVDGRKLIFDVVVRDGENLVAEVRVERMVLDRQRFIAKALGDA; encoded by the coding sequence ATGGAGCTTCCGGAGTTTTCGCCCGGTCTCACCGCGCGGGTCGAGCTGACCGTCACCGATGCCGACACCGCCCAGGCGCTCGGGTCTGGTGATGTGCCTGTGCTCGGCACGCCCAGGGTGCTCGCGCTCGCCGAGGCGGCCACTGTGGCGGCCACCGCCCGGCAGATCCCGGGTGGTGTGACCACGGTGGGTGTTCGCGCGGAGGTCGAGCACCGCGCGCCCACCCCGGTCGGCCGCATGGTCACCGCGCTGGCCACGTTGGCCAAGGTGGACGGCCGCAAGCTCATCTTCGACGTGGTGGTCCGCGACGGCGAAAACCTTGTCGCCGAGGTCCGGGTCGAACGCATGGTCCTGGACCGTCAGCGCTTCATCGCCAAGGCCCTCGGCGACGCCTGA
- the fabG gene encoding 3-oxoacyl-ACP reductase FabG, producing MARTVLVTGGNRGIGLAIAQAFAAQGDRVAVTHRGSGAPDGLFGVECDITDSAAVDAAFSEVEKELGPVEVLVANAGITDDTLLLRMSEEQFTRVLDTNLTGSFRVAKRASSKMLRGKWGRIIFISSVVGLYGGPGQVNYAASKAGLVGMARSITRELGSRNITANVVAPGFIDTEMTDVLTDARKAEILKAIPAGRLAAPAEVAQAVLFLAGDGAAYISGAVVPVDGGLGMGH from the coding sequence GTGGCCCGCACCGTGTTGGTGACCGGAGGTAACCGCGGCATCGGCCTGGCCATCGCCCAGGCGTTCGCCGCGCAGGGCGACCGGGTCGCCGTGACACACCGCGGCAGTGGCGCGCCCGACGGCCTGTTCGGGGTCGAGTGCGACATCACCGACTCCGCTGCCGTCGACGCGGCGTTCTCGGAGGTCGAGAAGGAACTGGGCCCGGTCGAGGTGCTCGTCGCCAACGCCGGCATCACCGACGACACGCTGCTGCTGCGCATGTCGGAGGAGCAGTTCACCCGGGTGCTGGACACCAACCTGACGGGCTCGTTCCGGGTCGCCAAGCGCGCCAGCAGCAAGATGCTGCGCGGCAAGTGGGGCCGGATCATCTTCATCTCCTCGGTGGTCGGGCTCTACGGCGGGCCGGGCCAGGTGAACTACGCGGCGAGCAAGGCCGGCCTGGTCGGCATGGCCCGCTCGATCACCCGGGAGCTGGGCAGCCGTAACATCACGGCGAACGTGGTCGCACCGGGATTCATCGACACCGAGATGACCGACGTGCTGACCGACGCCCGCAAGGCGGAGATCCTCAAGGCGATCCCGGCCGGGCGGCTCGCGGCTCCGGCCGAGGTCGCCCAGGCGGTGCTGTTCCTGGCCGGCGACGGCGCGGCGTACATCTCGGGTGCGGTCGTCCCGGTCGACGGCGGCCTCGGCATGGGTCACTGA
- a CDS encoding pentapeptide repeat-containing protein: MPRRTPPGQTRASRERLHPARPHSAKPHPTVPHPATLLPATLLPATPRPARPPRGTPHRARLHSATPQRAKLHPAKLQQAKLQQAKLQQAKLQQAKLQRAQVRRGQVRRAGVHRDRVVRCRVRGRRRMTLSGGGLRSLKLSAWSFRSFRPVSPRGSS; the protein is encoded by the coding sequence GTGCCTCGGCGGACTCCGCCTGGCCAAACCCGAGCGAGCCGGGAACGGCTGCACCCGGCCAGGCCACACTCGGCGAAGCCGCATCCGACCGTGCCACACCCGGCCACACTGCTTCCGGCCACACTGCTTCCGGCCACACCGCGTCCGGCCAGGCCTCCTCGGGGCACGCCGCACCGGGCCAGGTTGCACTCGGCCACGCCACAACGGGCCAAGCTGCACCCAGCCAAGCTCCAGCAGGCCAAGCTCCAGCAGGCCAAGCTCCAGCAGGCCAAGCTCCAGCAGGCCAAGCTGCAGCGGGCGCAGGTGCGACGGGGCCAAGTGCGACGGGCCGGGGTGCATCGGGATCGGGTGGTGAGGTGCCGGGTGAGGGGGCGTCGGAGGATGACTCTTTCTGGCGGAGGCCTGCGCAGCCTTAAGCTGTCGGCATGGAGCTTCCGGAGTTTTCGCCCGGTCTCACCGCGCGGGTCGAGCTGA
- a CDS encoding response regulator, translating into MIRVLIADDQAMVRQGFGALLAAQPDLLVVGDAADGEQAIAATRRLDPDVVLMDVRMPVMDGLEATRRLLTPGSAVKVLILTTFDLDDYVYEALRAGASGFLLKDAPAADLVQAVRVVAGGEALLAPSVTRRLIAEFAARPRGERPRPTALTGLTPRETEVLRLIARGRSNQEIAAELVVAEQTVKTHVGRILAKLGLRDRAQAVVFSYESGLVAAGE; encoded by the coding sequence GTGATCCGGGTTCTGATCGCGGACGACCAGGCGATGGTCCGGCAGGGTTTCGGGGCGCTGCTCGCCGCGCAGCCGGACCTGCTCGTGGTCGGCGACGCGGCCGACGGCGAGCAGGCGATCGCGGCGACCCGGCGCCTCGACCCGGACGTGGTCCTGATGGACGTGCGGATGCCGGTGATGGACGGCCTGGAGGCGACCCGGCGGCTGCTGACACCCGGCTCCGCGGTCAAGGTGCTGATCCTGACCACCTTCGACCTCGACGACTACGTCTACGAGGCGTTGCGGGCCGGGGCGAGCGGCTTCCTGCTCAAGGACGCACCGGCGGCCGACCTGGTGCAGGCGGTCCGTGTCGTGGCGGGCGGTGAGGCATTGCTCGCGCCGTCGGTCACCCGGCGGCTGATCGCGGAGTTCGCGGCGCGGCCCCGGGGCGAGCGGCCACGGCCCACCGCGCTGACCGGCCTGACACCGCGCGAGACCGAGGTGCTGCGGCTGATCGCCCGCGGCCGGTCCAACCAGGAGATCGCGGCGGAGCTGGTGGTGGCCGAGCAGACCGTGAAGACCCACGTCGGCCGCATCCTGGCCAAGCTCGGACTCCGCGACCGGGCCCAGGCCGTCGTCTTCTCGTACGAGTCAGGTCTGGTCGCCGCCGGGGAGTAG
- a CDS encoding PH domain-containing protein, whose amino-acid sequence MTESGAPAPAPTDPLEPWPDTVTWRPVSRSLITVELINRAVWVLILLAGLTTAWTITDHPAWIAAMAAVVIFAVWRSIITVRAVKAWGYAERDNDLLVRHGLVIRRLSIVPYARMQFVDVTAGPLERAFKLATVQLHTASAASDAKIPGLPPEEASRLRDRLTALGEDRAEGL is encoded by the coding sequence GTGACCGAGTCCGGCGCACCGGCGCCCGCCCCCACCGACCCGCTCGAGCCGTGGCCCGACACGGTGACCTGGCGGCCGGTCTCCCGCAGCCTGATCACTGTGGAGTTGATCAACCGCGCCGTCTGGGTGCTCATCCTGCTGGCCGGCCTCACCACCGCCTGGACGATCACCGACCACCCGGCCTGGATCGCCGCCATGGCAGCCGTCGTCATCTTCGCCGTCTGGCGCTCCATCATCACGGTCCGCGCCGTCAAAGCCTGGGGCTACGCCGAACGCGACAACGACCTCCTGGTCCGCCACGGCCTCGTCATCCGCCGCCTCTCGATCGTCCCGTACGCCCGCATGCAGTTCGTCGACGTCACCGCGGGCCCCCTGGAACGCGCCTTCAAACTCGCCACGGTCCAGCTTCACACCGCCTCGGCGGCCAGCGACGCCAAGATCCCCGGCCTCCCACCCGAGGAAGCATCCCGCCTCCGCGACCGCCTCACGGCCCTGGGCGAGGACCGGGCCGAGGGCCTGTGA
- a CDS encoding DUF58 domain-containing protein: MTTADLPPATKDASTARAEAVLSRLQLLVTRKLDGLLQGDYAGLLPGPGSEAGESREYRPGDDVRRMDWPVTARTTLPHVRRTVADRELETWMAVDLSASLDFGTAAMLKRDLVLAAATAMAHLTVRGGNRIGAVVGTGSGVVQREQRGFPWRRRPERAEQAPESAPVVRMPARPGRKEAQGMLRAIARTRIRPGRTDLGALIDLLNRPPRRRGVAVVISDFMAPVDGWSRPIRKLGVRHDVLAIEVVDPRELELPDVGVLTLADPETGALHEVQTADPELRARYAEAAGNQRGEIARALRAAGAAHLRLRTDTDWLLDVVRFVAAQRHARTRGTTR, encoded by the coding sequence GTGACCACCGCTGACCTGCCTCCGGCGACCAAGGACGCGAGCACCGCCCGCGCCGAGGCGGTGCTGTCACGTCTGCAGCTGCTGGTGACGCGCAAGCTCGACGGTCTGCTTCAGGGCGACTACGCGGGGCTCCTCCCCGGTCCCGGAAGTGAGGCGGGGGAGAGCCGGGAGTACAGGCCCGGTGACGACGTCCGGCGCATGGACTGGCCGGTCACCGCCCGGACCACGTTGCCGCACGTCCGGCGTACGGTCGCGGACCGTGAGCTGGAGACGTGGATGGCGGTGGACCTGTCGGCCAGCCTCGACTTCGGCACCGCGGCGATGCTCAAGCGTGATCTGGTACTGGCCGCAGCGACGGCGATGGCTCACCTGACCGTCCGTGGCGGCAACCGCATCGGCGCTGTGGTCGGTACGGGTTCGGGTGTCGTGCAGCGTGAGCAGCGCGGCTTCCCGTGGCGGCGGCGCCCGGAGCGGGCCGAGCAGGCGCCCGAGTCGGCGCCGGTCGTCCGCATGCCGGCCCGCCCCGGGCGCAAGGAAGCTCAGGGGATGCTGCGCGCCATTGCGCGTACCCGGATCAGGCCCGGACGGACCGACCTGGGTGCGCTGATCGACCTGCTGAACCGGCCGCCGCGCCGCCGGGGTGTCGCCGTGGTCATCTCCGACTTCATGGCGCCGGTCGACGGCTGGTCACGCCCGATCCGCAAGCTGGGCGTGCGGCACGACGTGCTGGCGATCGAGGTGGTCGATCCCCGCGAGCTGGAGCTGCCCGACGTCGGCGTGCTCACCCTGGCCGACCCGGAGACGGGCGCGCTGCACGAGGTGCAGACGGCCGACCCGGAGCTGCGCGCCCGGTACGCCGAGGCGGCGGGCAACCAGCGCGGTGAGATCGCCCGGGCGCTGCGCGCCGCCGGCGCCGCCCATCTGAGACTGCGCACCGACACCGACTGGCTGCTCGACGTCGTCCGTTTTGTGGCGGCGCAGCGGCACGCACGAACCCGGGGGACCACACGATGA
- a CDS encoding sensor histidine kinase — protein MEVVGALRRVVSGPDRPPAPVLSRRLTKIQVYAVPLGLLALLGAGLANGQYLLENRSTGQFIAVVLSVWAVLPVLLAFRRPLLAWRISYPLLFVGALGKGPREAWPWTTVQIIGFLIVLILLVRREEPGVVAWVTALNIVPLFLLAPWTNAWGVTVWFIAVALAGDLVSRRRRSREALAQQTELTELEKARRAVLEERARIAREMHDVVAHHMSMIAVQAETAPYRITGLPEPALAEFTTIASGAREALTDMRRLLGVLRAEDSDTLLAPQPGLSDVGALVETARRAGVTVRLETEGIEHVPEAVGLAAYRIVQEALANAARHSPGGPVHVAVRGSAGLLRLEVGNGPGSPAVAAGGPGHGLIGMRERAALLGGTLEAGPQPGGGYRVDARLPLGEGT, from the coding sequence ATGGAGGTTGTCGGCGCTCTGCGGCGGGTGGTTTCCGGTCCGGACCGTCCCCCGGCGCCGGTCCTTTCCCGCCGCCTGACCAAGATCCAGGTGTACGCCGTACCGCTCGGCCTGCTCGCCCTGCTCGGCGCCGGGCTGGCCAACGGGCAGTATCTGCTCGAGAACCGCTCGACGGGTCAGTTCATCGCCGTGGTGCTCTCGGTCTGGGCGGTGCTCCCGGTCCTGCTGGCCTTCCGCCGGCCGCTGCTCGCCTGGCGGATCTCGTACCCCCTGCTGTTCGTCGGGGCGCTCGGCAAGGGGCCCCGGGAGGCCTGGCCCTGGACGACGGTCCAGATCATCGGCTTCCTCATCGTGCTGATCCTGCTGGTCCGCCGCGAGGAACCGGGTGTTGTCGCCTGGGTGACGGCGCTCAACATCGTGCCGCTCTTCCTGCTGGCGCCGTGGACCAACGCCTGGGGCGTCACCGTGTGGTTCATCGCCGTCGCCCTCGCCGGCGACCTGGTGTCACGGCGGCGGCGCAGCCGCGAGGCCCTGGCCCAGCAGACCGAGCTGACCGAGCTCGAGAAGGCCCGCCGGGCGGTGCTGGAGGAACGTGCCCGCATCGCCCGCGAGATGCACGACGTGGTGGCACACCACATGTCGATGATCGCCGTCCAGGCCGAGACCGCGCCCTACAGGATCACCGGGCTGCCCGAGCCAGCACTGGCCGAGTTCACCACGATCGCCTCCGGGGCGCGTGAGGCGCTGACGGACATGCGGCGGCTGCTCGGCGTGCTGCGGGCCGAGGACAGCGACACCCTGCTGGCGCCGCAGCCGGGACTGTCCGACGTGGGCGCGCTGGTCGAGACCGCCCGGCGGGCCGGTGTCACGGTCCGCCTCGAGACCGAGGGGATCGAGCACGTGCCGGAGGCGGTCGGGCTGGCCGCGTACAGGATCGTGCAGGAAGCTCTCGCGAACGCGGCCCGGCACTCGCCGGGCGGCCCGGTGCACGTCGCGGTCCGCGGCAGTGCGGGGTTGCTGCGGCTGGAGGTCGGCAACGGGCCCGGCTCCCCGGCGGTGGCGGCCGGTGGTCCCGGGCACGGGCTGATCGGCATGCGGGAGCGGGCCGCGCTGCTCGGCGGCACGCTCGAGGCCGGCCCGCAGCCCGGCGGCGGTTACCGTGTCGACGCACGACTGCCACTCGGGGAGGGCACGTGA
- a CDS encoding carbohydrate kinase family protein: MGYAVVLGEALVDLLETERDGELIYRQAIGGAPLNVAVGTTRLGGDVRYYGTLGNDTLGDRIAAFLRQLGVDSNNLTRVGVPTTLAVTTFDGAEPTFQFYGEPPSYSLLRPDNIDESVVAAADVVYAGSISLMRKPFQDAARKAWAIDGPLRVFDPNVRPKLLPDAAAVTALRDLVEEFFATADLVKLSSADAEVLWDGAGPAAAADRILKIGARAVVVTCGAKGAYVATPEANVMLPAPAVSAVDATGAGDSVMGALIRRLLADGVPADLEGWQRYVRFALAVAGLVCESPGGAVAMPTNEELTTRWGALL; the protein is encoded by the coding sequence ATGGGCTACGCGGTGGTGCTCGGGGAAGCGCTCGTCGATCTTCTGGAGACCGAGCGTGACGGCGAGTTGATCTACCGCCAGGCGATCGGCGGCGCCCCGCTCAACGTCGCGGTCGGCACCACCCGCCTCGGCGGCGACGTCCGCTACTACGGCACCCTCGGCAACGACACCCTCGGCGACCGCATCGCCGCCTTCCTGCGCCAGCTCGGCGTCGACTCGAACAACCTGACCCGCGTCGGCGTACCGACCACCCTCGCAGTCACCACCTTCGACGGCGCGGAGCCGACCTTCCAGTTCTACGGCGAACCCCCGTCGTACTCCCTGCTCCGCCCCGACAACATCGACGAATCCGTCGTGGCCGCCGCGGACGTCGTCTACGCCGGGTCGATCTCCCTGATGCGCAAACCGTTCCAGGACGCCGCCCGCAAAGCGTGGGCGATCGACGGCCCGCTGCGCGTTTTTGACCCTAACGTCCGCCCGAAACTCCTCCCGGACGCCGCAGCGGTGACCGCCCTCCGCGACCTCGTCGAAGAGTTCTTCGCCACCGCCGACCTGGTAAAACTCAGCTCCGCCGACGCCGAGGTCCTCTGGGACGGCGCCGGCCCCGCCGCAGCCGCCGACCGCATCCTGAAGATCGGCGCCCGAGCTGTGGTGGTGACCTGCGGCGCGAAGGGCGCCTACGTGGCGACACCCGAGGCCAACGTCATGCTGCCTGCGCCTGCGGTGTCCGCCGTCGACGCGACCGGGGCGGGCGACTCGGTGATGGGCGCACTGATCCGCCGCCTGCTGGCCGACGGGGTGCCTGCTGATCTCGAGGGCTGGCAGCGGTACGTCCGCTTCGCCCTGGCCGTGGCCGGCCTCGTCTGCGAAAGCCCCGGCGGTGCGGTGGCCATGCCCACCAACGAAGAACTCACCACCCGCTGGGGCGCCCTCCTCTGA